In Streptomyces seoulensis, the following are encoded in one genomic region:
- a CDS encoding molybdenum cofactor biosynthesis protein MoaE, whose product MPLPTLLPSPIRLLGLRDTPLSLDEVYGAVGDDAAGGTALFVGTVRDHDGGRSVSSLEYSAHPSAEAELRRVAEEVAAEFPVRALAAVHRTGLLAIGDVAVITAVSCPHRAEAFAACRKLIDTLKHEVPVWKRQIFADGATEWVGAC is encoded by the coding sequence ATGCCGCTCCCCACCCTGCTCCCCTCCCCCATCCGCCTGCTCGGCCTGCGCGACACCCCGCTCTCCCTCGACGAGGTGTACGGCGCGGTCGGTGACGACGCGGCGGGCGGTACCGCGCTGTTCGTCGGCACGGTCCGTGACCACGACGGCGGCAGGTCCGTGTCGTCCCTGGAGTACAGCGCGCACCCCTCCGCCGAGGCCGAGCTGCGCCGGGTGGCGGAGGAGGTCGCGGCCGAGTTCCCGGTGCGCGCGCTGGCCGCCGTGCACCGTACGGGTCTGCTGGCGATCGGGGACGTCGCGGTGATCACGGCGGTCTCCTGTCCGCACCGCGCGGAGGCGTTCGCCGCGTGCCGCAAGCTCATCGACACCCTCAAGCACGAGGTGCCGGTCTGGAAGCGGCAGATCTTCGCCGACGGTGCCACGGAGTGGGTCGGCGCCTGCTGA
- a CDS encoding molybdopterin molybdotransferase MoeA, whose protein sequence is MGRRARERHGGAVTGGPAQHPSWERARSLARAAAGAALPGVPRTLEDALGHALAEPLTALTDLPPFATSAMDGWAVSGPGPWQTGARGVLAGEQPEPLAAGTAVPIATGAPLPPGASAVLRREHGEVERSTSLLHLAAPGPLPEGHDVRPRGQECASGEPLLPAGTSVTPSVLGLAAASGYDRLVVHRRPSVELFVLGDELLDTGVPRGGRVRDALGPLLPSWLRGLGAEVIGRHRVADRLTELREAVAHSPADVVITTGSTAAGPVDFLHETLRLLDAELIVDSVSVRPGHPMLLARLPATADGRVRLLVGLPGNPLAAVAGTATLAAPLLRALGGHAEPGPRGAVTAEALPGHPRDTRLLPVRTAGTGVAPLPYDGPAMLRGLALADALAVVPPGGVAAGDAVELLPLPTG, encoded by the coding sequence GTGGGCCGCCGAGCACGAGAACGGCACGGCGGCGCTGTGACCGGCGGCCCGGCGCAGCACCCGTCCTGGGAGCGCGCCCGCTCCCTGGCACGCGCCGCCGCCGGGGCCGCGCTCCCCGGTGTGCCGCGCACCCTGGAGGACGCGCTCGGCCATGCCCTGGCCGAGCCGCTGACGGCGCTGACCGACCTGCCGCCGTTCGCCACCTCCGCCATGGACGGCTGGGCCGTGTCCGGACCCGGCCCCTGGCAGACGGGGGCGCGGGGTGTGCTCGCGGGCGAGCAGCCGGAACCGCTCGCGGCCGGTACCGCCGTGCCGATCGCCACCGGCGCGCCGCTGCCGCCGGGGGCGAGCGCCGTACTGCGCCGCGAGCACGGCGAGGTGGAGCGGTCCACGAGCCTGCTCCACCTCGCCGCCCCCGGCCCCCTCCCCGAGGGCCACGACGTGCGTCCGCGCGGGCAGGAGTGCGCGAGCGGTGAGCCGCTGCTCCCGGCCGGGACCAGCGTCACCCCGTCCGTGCTGGGCCTGGCGGCGGCGAGCGGCTACGACCGGCTGGTGGTGCACCGCCGGCCCAGCGTGGAGCTGTTCGTCCTGGGCGACGAGCTGCTGGACACCGGGGTGCCGCGCGGCGGCCGGGTCCGCGACGCGCTCGGTCCGCTGCTGCCGTCCTGGCTGCGCGGACTCGGCGCCGAGGTGATCGGCCGGCACCGGGTGGCGGACCGGCTGACGGAGCTGCGGGAGGCGGTGGCCCACTCACCCGCCGACGTCGTGATCACCACCGGCAGCACGGCTGCCGGGCCGGTGGACTTCCTGCACGAGACGCTGCGGCTGCTGGACGCGGAGCTGATCGTCGACTCCGTGTCGGTACGGCCGGGCCACCCGATGCTGCTGGCCCGGCTGCCCGCCACGGCGGACGGCCGCGTCCGCCTCCTGGTCGGCCTGCCCGGCAACCCGCTGGCCGCCGTGGCCGGTACGGCCACCCTGGCCGCGCCGCTGCTGCGCGCGCTCGGCGGGCACGCCGAACCCGGCCCGCGCGGCGCGGTGACCGCCGAGGCGCTGCCCGGCCATCCGCGCGACACCCGGCTGCTGCCGGTGCGCACGGCGGGCACCGGCGTGGCGCCGCTGCCGTACGACGGCCCCGCGATGCTGCGCGGGCTGGCCCTGGCCGACGCGCTGGCCGTGGTCCCGCCCGGCGGGGTCGCGGCCGGGGACGCGGTGGAGCTGCTGCCGCTGCCCACCGGCTGA
- the moaA gene encoding GTP 3',8-cyclase MoaA: MSRPLTDQHGDTAAPKPLVDRFGRVHTDLRLSLTDRCNLRCTYCMPAEGLAWLPKDELLGDDEIVRLVGIATGRLGITEVRLTGGEPLVRRGLPGLVARLSGLPKTPELSITTNGIGLARTAGALREAGLGRVNVSLDTLRPERFAAITRRDRLTDVLEGLRAARAAGLDPVKVNAVPVRGVNDDEIADLTAFAVENGYRMRFIESMPLDAQGAWEREKMVTAAEILDRIGERFTLTPVPREDNAPAEEWRIDGTDAYVGVIASVTRPFCGNCDRVRLTADGQLRNCLFATKESDLRALLRAGADDDALEVAWRSCIAVKGPGHAINSEDFRRPDRPMSAIGG, encoded by the coding sequence GTGTCCCGACCGCTCACCGACCAGCACGGCGACACCGCCGCCCCGAAGCCGCTGGTGGACCGCTTCGGCCGCGTCCACACCGACCTCCGCCTCTCCCTGACCGACCGCTGCAACCTGCGCTGCACCTACTGCATGCCGGCCGAGGGCCTGGCCTGGCTGCCCAAGGACGAGCTGCTCGGCGACGACGAGATCGTCCGATTGGTCGGCATCGCCACCGGGCGGCTCGGCATCACCGAGGTCCGGCTGACCGGTGGGGAGCCCCTGGTGCGCCGGGGTCTGCCCGGTCTGGTCGCCCGGCTGTCCGGGCTTCCGAAGACGCCCGAGCTGTCCATCACCACCAACGGCATCGGGCTCGCCCGTACCGCCGGGGCGCTGCGGGAGGCCGGGCTCGGCCGGGTCAACGTCAGCCTGGACACCCTGCGCCCGGAGCGGTTCGCCGCCATCACCCGGCGCGACCGGCTGACCGACGTGCTGGAGGGGCTGCGCGCGGCCCGCGCCGCCGGTCTCGACCCGGTCAAGGTCAACGCGGTGCCGGTGCGCGGGGTGAACGACGACGAGATCGCGGACCTGACCGCGTTCGCCGTGGAGAACGGCTACCGGATGCGGTTCATCGAGTCGATGCCGCTGGACGCCCAGGGCGCCTGGGAGCGGGAGAAGATGGTCACCGCCGCCGAGATCCTGGACCGGATCGGCGAGCGCTTCACCCTCACCCCCGTCCCCCGCGAGGACAACGCCCCGGCCGAGGAGTGGCGGATCGACGGCACGGACGCGTACGTGGGCGTGATCGCCAGCGTCACCCGGCCGTTCTGCGGCAACTGCGACCGGGTACGGCTCACCGCCGACGGGCAGTTGCGCAACTGCCTGTTCGCCACCAAGGAGTCCGACCTGCGCGCCCTGCTCCGCGCGGGCGCCGACGACGACGCGCTGGAGGTCGCCTGGCGCTCCTGCATCGCCGTCAAGGGCCCCGGCCACGCCATCAACAGCGAGGACTTCCGCCGCCCCGACCGGCCCATGTCGGCCATCGGCGGCTGA
- a CDS encoding DUF6457 domain-containing protein, whose protein sequence is MRTDEVNRMHEWIAAAKAELGIDLDVDIAGLLDMTKVVAHEVARPAAPLTSFLVGYAAALQGGGTGAVSEANRKVTELAERWAAEHENGTAAL, encoded by the coding sequence GTGAGGACCGACGAAGTGAACCGGATGCACGAATGGATCGCGGCGGCCAAGGCCGAGCTGGGCATCGACCTCGATGTCGACATCGCCGGGCTGCTGGACATGACCAAGGTGGTCGCGCACGAGGTGGCCCGCCCGGCCGCCCCGCTCACCTCCTTCCTGGTCGGCTACGCGGCCGCGCTCCAGGGCGGCGGCACCGGCGCGGTGTCGGAGGCGAACCGGAAGGTGACCGAGCTGGCCGAGCGGTGGGCCGCCGAGCACGAGAACGGCACGGCGGCGCTGTGA
- a CDS encoding thioesterase family protein, whose product MGETGEYEVTDADTAVALGSGDVPVLGTPRLIAWLEAATVRAAQPFTGPGRTTVGTAVRLRHLRATPVGGRVTVSAEPAPDASGGRLTFAVRAVDGSGAPVAEGEIDRAVVDREAFLAG is encoded by the coding sequence ATGGGTGAGACGGGTGAGTACGAGGTGACCGACGCGGACACAGCGGTGGCGCTGGGCAGCGGGGACGTGCCGGTGCTGGGCACGCCGCGGCTGATCGCGTGGCTGGAGGCGGCGACCGTGCGGGCCGCGCAGCCGTTCACCGGGCCGGGCCGCACCACGGTGGGCACGGCCGTGCGGTTACGGCATCTGCGGGCCACGCCGGTCGGCGGGCGCGTGACGGTGTCCGCCGAACCTGCGCCGGACGCGTCGGGCGGTCGGCTCACCTTCGCGGTGCGGGCCGTCGACGGTTCGGGCGCGCCGGTCGCGGAGGGCGAGATCGACCGCGCCGTGGTCGACCGGGAGGCGTTCCTGGCCGGCTGA
- the cydB gene encoding cytochrome d ubiquinol oxidase subunit II: protein MHLHDLWFFVIALLWVGYFFLEGFDFGVGILTRVLARGETERRVLLNTIGPVWDGNEVWLVTAAGATFAAFPDWYATLFSGFYLPMFVILLCLILRGVAFEYRHKRDGERWKRNWEAIVFVTSLVLAFLWGVLFAAMVHGLPIGADHEYHGGPAELVQPYALLGGVTTTVLFTFHGAVFASLKTMGSIRHRARHLAQKAGVLTVLLLLAFLTWTQVDTGNVRSLVAEAVAVLAVLVSLGFNFGAREGRAFVASGLSVVASTAMLFLALFPQVMPSSLNAAWSLTAANAAAGSYTLGIITWVAGFATPLVLLYQGWTYWVFRKRIGVQHIPVTAHAPSAPAGVRRPPAWR from the coding sequence GTGCATCTCCATGACCTCTGGTTCTTCGTCATAGCCCTGCTGTGGGTCGGCTACTTCTTCCTGGAGGGCTTCGACTTCGGGGTGGGCATCCTGACCCGGGTGCTCGCCCGCGGGGAGACCGAGCGCCGTGTCCTGCTCAACACCATCGGCCCCGTCTGGGACGGCAACGAGGTCTGGCTGGTCACCGCGGCCGGCGCGACCTTCGCCGCCTTCCCCGACTGGTACGCCACCCTGTTCAGCGGCTTCTATCTGCCGATGTTCGTCATCCTGCTCTGCCTGATCCTGCGCGGTGTGGCCTTCGAGTACCGGCACAAGCGCGACGGCGAGCGCTGGAAGCGCAACTGGGAGGCGATCGTCTTCGTCACCTCGCTGGTGCTGGCCTTCCTGTGGGGCGTGCTGTTCGCCGCGATGGTCCACGGCCTGCCGATCGGCGCCGACCACGAGTACCACGGCGGCCCCGCCGAACTGGTCCAGCCGTACGCGCTGCTGGGCGGCGTCACCACGACCGTGCTGTTCACCTTCCACGGCGCGGTGTTCGCCTCGCTGAAGACGATGGGCAGCATCCGGCACCGGGCGCGGCATCTGGCCCAGAAGGCCGGTGTGCTGACCGTCCTGCTGCTGCTGGCCTTCCTGACCTGGACCCAGGTCGACACCGGCAATGTGCGCAGCCTGGTCGCGGAGGCCGTCGCCGTGCTCGCGGTGCTGGTGTCGCTGGGCTTCAACTTCGGTGCCCGCGAGGGGCGGGCGTTCGTCGCCTCCGGGCTGAGCGTGGTGGCGTCCACCGCGATGCTCTTCCTGGCCCTGTTCCCGCAGGTGATGCCGTCCAGCCTCAACGCGGCGTGGAGCCTGACCGCGGCCAACGCGGCCGCCGGCTCGTACACGCTGGGGATCATCACCTGGGTCGCCGGGTTCGCCACTCCGCTGGTGCTGCTCTACCAGGGCTGGACCTACTGGGTGTTCCGCAAGCGGATCGGCGTCCAGCACATCCCCGTCACCGCCCACGCGCCGAGCGCGCCGGCCGGGGTGCGGCGGCCCCCGGCGTGGCGATGA
- a CDS encoding MoaD/ThiS family protein — METKTATTGTIRYWAAAKSAAGTAEESYRAGTLAQALEQARSRHADEPRFARVLGVCSFLVDGDPVGVRDHASVALRDGAVVEVLPPFAGG, encoded by the coding sequence ATGGAGACGAAGACGGCGACCACCGGCACCATCCGCTACTGGGCCGCGGCCAAGAGCGCGGCCGGCACGGCGGAGGAGTCCTACCGGGCGGGGACCCTCGCCCAGGCACTGGAGCAGGCGCGCTCCCGCCACGCGGACGAGCCGCGCTTCGCGCGGGTCCTCGGGGTCTGCTCCTTCCTGGTGGACGGCGACCCGGTCGGCGTCCGCGACCACGCCTCGGTCGCGCTGCGGGACGGCGCCGTGGTCGAGGTGCTCCCGCCCTTCGCCGGTGGCTGA
- a CDS encoding NUDIX hydrolase, whose amino-acid sequence MTTEREAGGRVLAVAVYDGKLLLVTQGDGAPWTLPSGTAEPAETWGATAERAVYELTGYLVDGTEPLGPADGESPDAVPAVVCQLLTDSPSGGASLPDGQIRWVAFEEAERDALPPAVHDYLQGHSPV is encoded by the coding sequence ATGACTACCGAGCGGGAGGCCGGCGGCCGGGTACTGGCGGTCGCGGTGTACGACGGAAAGCTGCTGCTGGTGACCCAGGGGGACGGCGCCCCCTGGACGCTGCCCTCCGGCACCGCCGAACCGGCCGAGACATGGGGCGCGACCGCCGAGCGGGCCGTCTACGAACTCACCGGCTACCTCGTCGACGGCACCGAGCCGCTCGGCCCGGCCGACGGCGAGTCCCCGGACGCTGTCCCGGCGGTGGTGTGCCAGCTGCTCACCGACTCGCCCTCCGGCGGGGCCTCGCTGCCGGACGGACAGATCCGCTGGGTCGCCTTCGAGGAGGCCGAGCGGGACGCGCTGCCGCCGGCCGTGCACGACTACCTCCAGGGCCACAGCCCGGTCTGA
- a CDS encoding ATP-dependent Clp protease ATP-binding subunit — translation MSVPPMGAFGSFGSSDPFSDLLNRFFGMSTASSPPAVQRVPVGRLLTDSARELIARASRRAAEDGSEDLDTEHLLWAATQVEPSRTLLARAGTDPDDLAKELEAALPSGSGTPSAEPGLTPAAKRVLIGAHARSQATGASYIGPEHILQALLDPGNDQAASVARNLGVDTDKVARDAGSAAKAEARQEPSSTPTLDEYGRDLTADARAGKLDPVVGRGEEIEQTIEILSRRSKNNPVLIGEPGVGKTAIVEGLAQRVVSGDVPRTLEGRRVVELDLAGLVAGAKYRGEFEERLKKVIDEVTSASQDVILFIDELHTVVGAGSGGEGSMDAGNILKPALARGELHVVGATTLDEYRKYVEKDSALERRFQPVKVPEPTVEETVQILEGLRDAYEAHHQVRFSDAALVAAAELSDRYIADRFLPDKAIDLLDQAGARVRLRSRGKSKEVQDREDSLARLNREKDEAVATEEFDRAKELKHRIAGIETELAQIEERREGVVAVTENDIAEIVSRRTGIPVAQLTESEKERLLKLEDALHDRVVGQEEAVLAIAQAVRRNRAGMGDPDRPVGSFLFLGPTGVGKTELAKALAELLFGDEDRLIRFDMSEFQEKHTVSRLVGSPPGYVGYDEAGQLTEKVRRQPYSVVLFDEVEKAHPDVFHTLLQVLDDGRLTDSQGRTVDFRNTVIILTSNIGSQLILAHQGKVDEIRSELEAVLQGHFPPEFLNRIDETIVFHALSEQNLGHIIDLLLDRSARRVRAQGIGLEVTEAAKKLLVAHGYKPEFGARPLRRTIQTELDNRIAELVLSGGAEKGDTIVADVKDDSLHLSVRHGEPDEVESTE, via the coding sequence ATGTCAGTGCCACCTATGGGTGCGTTCGGATCCTTTGGTTCGTCGGACCCGTTTTCCGATCTACTGAATCGTTTCTTCGGTATGTCCACGGCGTCTTCGCCGCCGGCGGTGCAGCGCGTTCCGGTCGGCCGGCTGCTGACAGACTCCGCGCGTGAACTCATCGCGCGCGCCTCGCGGCGCGCCGCCGAGGACGGCAGCGAGGACCTCGACACCGAGCATCTGCTGTGGGCGGCCACCCAGGTCGAGCCGTCCCGCACCCTGCTCGCCCGCGCCGGTACCGACCCGGACGACCTGGCCAAGGAGCTGGAGGCGGCGCTGCCCTCGGGCAGCGGCACCCCCTCGGCCGAGCCGGGCCTGACCCCGGCCGCCAAGCGCGTGCTGATCGGCGCGCACGCCCGCTCGCAGGCCACCGGTGCCTCGTACATCGGGCCGGAGCACATCCTCCAGGCGCTGCTGGACCCGGGCAACGACCAGGCCGCCTCGGTGGCCCGCAATCTGGGCGTCGACACCGACAAGGTGGCCCGCGACGCCGGTTCCGCCGCGAAGGCCGAGGCCCGGCAGGAGCCGAGCAGCACGCCCACGCTGGACGAGTACGGGCGCGATCTGACCGCCGACGCCCGCGCCGGGAAGCTCGACCCGGTGGTGGGGCGCGGCGAGGAGATCGAGCAGACCATCGAGATCCTGTCCCGCCGGTCGAAGAACAACCCGGTGCTGATAGGCGAGCCCGGCGTGGGCAAGACGGCCATCGTGGAGGGGCTCGCCCAGCGGGTCGTCTCCGGTGACGTGCCGCGCACGCTGGAGGGCCGCCGGGTGGTCGAGCTGGACCTGGCCGGTCTGGTGGCCGGGGCGAAGTACCGGGGCGAGTTCGAGGAGCGGCTGAAGAAGGTCATCGACGAGGTGACGTCCGCTTCGCAGGACGTGATCCTCTTCATCGACGAGCTGCACACGGTCGTCGGCGCCGGTTCCGGCGGCGAGGGCTCGATGGACGCCGGGAACATCCTCAAGCCCGCGCTCGCCCGCGGTGAGCTGCATGTCGTCGGCGCCACCACGCTGGACGAGTACCGCAAGTACGTGGAGAAGGACTCCGCGCTGGAGCGCCGGTTCCAGCCGGTTAAGGTGCCCGAGCCCACCGTCGAGGAGACCGTCCAGATCCTGGAGGGCCTGCGCGACGCCTACGAGGCGCACCATCAGGTCCGGTTCAGCGACGCGGCGCTGGTCGCGGCGGCCGAGCTGTCCGACCGGTACATCGCGGACCGGTTTCTGCCCGACAAGGCGATCGACCTGCTGGACCAGGCCGGTGCGCGGGTGCGGCTGCGCTCGCGGGGCAAGTCCAAGGAGGTGCAGGACCGCGAGGACTCCCTCGCCCGGCTGAACCGGGAGAAGGACGAGGCGGTCGCCACCGAGGAGTTCGACCGCGCCAAGGAGCTCAAGCACCGGATCGCCGGGATCGAGACGGAACTCGCGCAGATCGAGGAGCGCCGCGAGGGCGTGGTCGCGGTCACCGAGAACGACATCGCGGAGATCGTGTCCCGGCGTACGGGCATCCCGGTGGCGCAACTGACCGAGAGCGAGAAGGAGCGGCTGCTCAAGCTGGAGGACGCGCTGCACGACCGCGTGGTCGGCCAGGAGGAGGCGGTCCTCGCCATCGCGCAGGCGGTGCGCCGCAACCGGGCGGGGATGGGCGACCCGGACCGCCCGGTGGGGTCCTTCCTCTTCCTCGGTCCGACCGGTGTCGGCAAGACGGAACTGGCGAAGGCGCTCGCGGAGCTGCTGTTCGGCGACGAGGACCGGCTGATCCGGTTCGACATGAGCGAGTTCCAGGAGAAGCACACGGTCTCCCGCCTGGTCGGCTCCCCGCCGGGTTACGTCGGCTACGACGAGGCGGGCCAGCTCACCGAGAAGGTGCGCCGCCAGCCGTACAGCGTCGTGCTGTTCGACGAGGTGGAGAAGGCGCACCCGGATGTCTTCCACACGCTGCTCCAGGTGCTGGACGACGGCCGGCTGACCGACTCGCAGGGCCGCACCGTGGACTTCCGCAACACGGTGATCATCCTGACCAGCAACATCGGCTCGCAGCTGATCCTCGCCCACCAGGGCAAGGTCGACGAGATCCGGAGTGAGCTGGAAGCGGTGCTCCAGGGGCACTTCCCGCCGGAGTTCCTGAACCGGATCGACGAGACGATCGTCTTCCACGCGCTCAGCGAGCAGAACCTCGGGCACATCATCGACCTGCTGCTGGACCGCAGCGCCCGGCGGGTGCGGGCGCAGGGGATCGGTCTTGAGGTCACCGAGGCGGCGAAGAAGCTGCTGGTGGCGCACGGTTACAAGCCGGAGTTCGGCGCGCGTCCGCTGCGCCGCACGATCCAGACCGAGCTGGACAACCGGATCGCGGAACTGGTGCTGTCCGGCGGCGCCGAGAAGGGCGACACGATCGTCGCCGACGTGAAGGACGACTCGCTGCACCTGAGCGTCCGTCACGGGGAGCCGGACGAGGTCGAGTCCACCGAGTGA
- a CDS encoding DUF1345 domain-containing protein, protein MSMWLPLSAVPRLGGCLAVGAIVGLAVGLTGNPAPLAILSGIAAVGTVFVVTGWIVLWPMDAETTRADARREDFRPAVDELVVVAVSLCGLGGIVLMLVAHRSGADTGAAAAIALLGVLMAWAALHLMYTARYAYLYYGPAEGGIDFNSELKPAYPDFFYFSYNLGMTYQVSDTSVSHPLIRAVALRHCLLSYLFGISVLATTINLVAGVVTG, encoded by the coding sequence ATGAGCATGTGGCTGCCGTTGTCCGCGGTTCCCAGGCTCGGCGGCTGTCTTGCCGTCGGAGCGATCGTCGGCCTTGCTGTCGGCCTGACCGGTAATCCGGCGCCGCTGGCCATCCTGTCCGGCATCGCCGCCGTCGGCACCGTCTTCGTGGTCACCGGCTGGATCGTGCTGTGGCCCATGGACGCCGAGACCACCCGCGCCGACGCCCGCCGCGAGGACTTCCGGCCCGCCGTGGACGAACTCGTGGTCGTCGCCGTCTCACTGTGCGGGCTCGGCGGCATCGTGCTGATGCTGGTCGCGCACCGCTCCGGCGCCGACACCGGGGCCGCCGCCGCCATCGCGCTGCTCGGCGTCCTCATGGCCTGGGCCGCGCTGCACCTGATGTACACGGCCCGCTACGCCTACCTGTACTACGGTCCGGCCGAGGGCGGCATCGACTTCAACTCCGAGCTGAAGCCCGCCTATCCGGACTTCTTCTACTTCAGCTACAACCTCGGCATGACCTACCAGGTCTCCGACACCAGCGTCTCCCACCCGCTGATCCGGGCCGTGGCGCTGCGGCACTGTCTGCTGTCGTACCTGTTCGGCATCAGCGTGCTGGCCACCACCATCAACCTGGTCGCGGGCGTCGTCACCGGCTGA
- a CDS encoding FUSC family protein has product MPPSRRSSPAGGGGRRWDASGVGHVLFPRGVLALQRVDGALLFAVRAALAMALAGLPVVLAGRPDLAVYGMLGAFTTTFGRNLPYRRRAWALAWVALAMTACVGVGSALASVARPWSSVAGAAVVVAATALVAGVSKYVCDATGLGGLGAILLLFSFAVAANATTTPGQVLPRTGMAALGSLLAWALALLGRLIHPDRPQRLSVAAALRRLAELLDSARGGVGRSRHQATAAVLQAYDCLGLAPPTTSKRPGEDNTCVRLTDLSWSLLIDSTRGTPEDPPELARLLRTQAGMLADRHQRYPQVLADLAAYSSLPPEPGRRFSPRAPVPDDPGARRAWVLVRGRPGGRKPVSVLLVPALRMVLGTLVAGGAALALGLGHGYWAAISAAAVLHSVNVRTTVQRAVQRTLGTALGLMIALGVLAGHPAPVLLALVIVALEFLMEYMVVRNYGLGVVFLTPLALLLSDLADPESPEELIVDRGLGSLLGIVIGLVCALLVVHDRAAVRVERALAQCTEATERAERALVLRSRPPHPVVPVHLAVSVVELREADDAAAGELLSAGIDPAALAAAEQRAYLLLARLLHH; this is encoded by the coding sequence ATGCCCCCTTCACGCCGTTCCTCCCCCGCCGGTGGCGGCGGGCGCCGGTGGGACGCCTCCGGTGTCGGGCACGTGCTGTTCCCGCGCGGGGTACTGGCCCTCCAGCGGGTGGACGGCGCGCTGCTGTTCGCGGTGCGCGCGGCCCTGGCGATGGCGCTGGCGGGCCTGCCGGTGGTGCTGGCCGGCCGTCCCGACCTCGCGGTGTACGGGATGCTCGGGGCGTTCACCACGACGTTCGGCCGGAATCTGCCCTACCGCCGCCGGGCGTGGGCGCTGGCGTGGGTCGCGCTGGCCATGACGGCCTGTGTGGGCGTCGGTTCGGCGCTGGCGTCGGTGGCGCGTCCCTGGTCGAGTGTGGCCGGGGCGGCGGTGGTGGTCGCGGCGACGGCGCTGGTGGCGGGCGTGAGCAAGTACGTGTGCGACGCGACCGGGCTCGGCGGGCTGGGCGCGATCCTGCTGCTGTTCTCCTTCGCCGTGGCCGCCAACGCCACGACCACGCCGGGCCAGGTACTCCCCCGCACGGGCATGGCCGCGCTGGGCTCGCTGCTGGCGTGGGCACTGGCGCTGCTGGGCCGCCTGATCCATCCCGACCGGCCGCAGCGGCTGTCGGTGGCCGCCGCGCTGCGCCGGCTCGCCGAGCTGCTGGACTCCGCCCGAGGCGGTGTGGGCCGCTCCCGGCACCAGGCGACGGCCGCGGTGCTCCAGGCGTACGACTGTCTCGGGCTGGCGCCGCCGACCACCTCCAAGCGGCCCGGCGAGGACAACACCTGTGTCCGGCTGACCGACCTGTCCTGGTCGCTGCTGATCGACTCCACCCGTGGCACCCCCGAGGACCCTCCGGAGCTGGCCCGGCTGCTGCGGACCCAGGCGGGCATGCTGGCCGACCGGCACCAGCGGTATCCGCAGGTGCTGGCCGATCTGGCCGCGTACTCCTCGCTGCCCCCGGAGCCGGGGCGCCGCTTCTCGCCGCGCGCGCCGGTGCCGGACGACCCGGGGGCGCGGCGGGCCTGGGTGCTGGTGCGCGGGCGGCCCGGCGGGCGCAAGCCGGTGTCGGTACTGCTGGTGCCGGCGCTGCGGATGGTGCTGGGCACACTGGTGGCGGGCGGCGCCGCGCTGGCGCTGGGACTGGGGCACGGCTACTGGGCGGCGATCTCGGCGGCGGCCGTGCTGCACTCGGTGAACGTCCGCACCACGGTCCAGCGAGCGGTGCAGCGCACCCTGGGCACGGCGCTCGGGCTGATGATCGCGCTCGGGGTGCTGGCCGGGCATCCGGCGCCGGTGCTGCTGGCGCTGGTGATCGTGGCGCTGGAGTTCCTGATGGAGTACATGGTCGTACGCAACTATGGCCTGGGCGTGGTCTTCCTGACCCCGCTGGCGCTGCTGCTGAGCGATCTGGCCGACCCGGAGTCGCCGGAGGAGCTGATCGTGGACCGGGGACTCGGGTCGCTGCTCGGCATCGTCATCGGGCTCGTGTGCGCGCTGCTGGTGGTGCACGACCGGGCGGCGGTACGGGTGGAGCGGGCGCTCGCGCAGTGCACCGAGGCGACCGAGCGGGCCGAGCGGGCGCTCGTCCTGCGGTCCCGGCCGCCGCATCCGGTGGTCCCGGTCCATCTCGCCGTCAGCGTGGTCGAGTTGCGCGAGGCGGACGACGCGGCGGCGGGCGAACTGCTGTCGGCGGGCATCGACCCGGCGGCCCTCGCGGCGGCGGAACAGCGCGCGTACCTGCTGCTGGCGCGGCTTCTCCATCACTGA